The Urbifossiella limnaea genome has a window encoding:
- a CDS encoding putative hydro-lyase, translating into MTLRDATGAAVRAACRAGTLTGPTPGLAAGFVQANLVLLPRDWAFDFLLFCQRNPKPCPLLDVTEPGDPEPRGVAAGADLRTDLPAYRVWENGELVEEPNDVRRHWRDDLVGFVIGCSFTFETALQAAGLPVRHIEENVNVPMYRTNIPCRSAGRFSGPMVVSMRPLTPAQAVRATQVCGRFPRAHGTPVGFGDPTALGIRDVGVPDYGDAVTVRAGEVPVFWACGVTPQAALLQSRPPFAITHKPGHMFMTDWRDTDLEGE; encoded by the coding sequence ATGACGCTCCGCGACGCGACCGGGGCGGCCGTCCGCGCCGCCTGCCGGGCCGGCACCCTCACCGGCCCCACGCCCGGCCTCGCGGCCGGGTTCGTGCAGGCCAACCTCGTGCTGCTGCCGCGCGACTGGGCGTTCGATTTCCTGCTGTTCTGCCAGCGGAACCCGAAGCCGTGCCCGCTGCTGGACGTGACCGAGCCCGGCGACCCCGAGCCGCGCGGCGTCGCCGCCGGGGCCGACCTCCGCACCGACCTCCCGGCCTACCGCGTGTGGGAGAACGGCGAACTGGTCGAGGAACCCAACGACGTGCGGCGGCACTGGCGCGACGACCTCGTCGGGTTCGTCATCGGCTGTTCGTTCACCTTCGAGACGGCGCTGCAAGCGGCCGGGCTGCCGGTGCGGCACATCGAGGAGAACGTGAATGTGCCGATGTACCGCACCAACATACCGTGCCGGTCGGCGGGTCGGTTCTCGGGGCCGATGGTGGTGTCGATGCGGCCGCTGACGCCGGCGCAGGCGGTGCGCGCGACTCAGGTATGCGGCCGCTTCCCGCGGGCGCACGGCACGCCTGTCGGCTTCGGCGACCCCACGGCGCTGGGGATTCGGGATGTGGGCGTGCCCGACTACGGCGACGCGGTGACGGTCCGGGCCGGCGAGGTTCCGGTGTTCTGGGCGTGCGGCGTGACACCGCAGGCGGCGCTGCTGCAGAGCCGACCGCCGTTCGCTATCACGCACAAGCCAGGGCACATGTTCATGACGGACTGGCGGGATACCGATTTGGAAGGGGAATAG
- a CDS encoding lactonase family protein has protein sequence MTPPESSRRAFLAASAAAPLAGLASAQPADAPLFAYVGTFSSPLRDVLPTQVDLPPGNGRGIHVFRVNRTTGALTAAGVHEMGTSPSHLAVNAAGTCMYSANETDRQGDTREGTVTAFSIDRADGKLTPLNTVRSGGAGPTFVSLHPSGKFLFVANYFGGSVAVLPVLADGRLGAATDVRVDDGKVGPTRAPSAPPGSFAFSGHDRTHAHQILADPAGRFVLHVDLGLDKIYVWKFDAQKGVLTANDPPAVALPPGDGPRHVHFHPNGRWLYSVQEEGSTVVLFDYDAAAGRLTARQTISTLPAGFAGSNFCSEILVSADGRFVYVGNRLHDSVGIFAVGPAGTLTPVADEWTRGNYPRSFAFDPTGRFFYCCNQRGDNLAVFRVDRAAGGLAFTGQYVPVGNPSCVVFLDTAGR, from the coding sequence ATGACCCCACCCGAAAGCTCCCGCCGCGCCTTCCTCGCCGCCTCGGCCGCGGCCCCGCTCGCCGGCCTCGCCAGCGCGCAGCCGGCCGACGCACCGCTGTTCGCCTACGTCGGCACGTTCAGCTCGCCGCTCCGCGACGTGCTGCCGACGCAGGTCGATCTGCCGCCCGGCAACGGCCGCGGCATCCACGTCTTCCGCGTGAACCGGACCACAGGCGCGCTCACCGCCGCCGGCGTTCACGAGATGGGGACCAGCCCCAGCCACCTGGCGGTGAACGCCGCCGGCACCTGCATGTACTCGGCGAACGAGACCGACCGGCAGGGCGACACCCGCGAAGGCACCGTCACCGCCTTCAGCATCGACCGCGCCGACGGCAAGCTGACGCCGCTGAACACCGTCCGCTCCGGCGGGGCGGGGCCGACGTTCGTCAGCCTCCACCCGTCGGGGAAGTTCCTGTTCGTCGCCAACTACTTCGGCGGCTCGGTCGCGGTGCTGCCGGTGCTGGCCGACGGCCGGCTCGGCGCCGCGACCGACGTGAGGGTCGATGACGGGAAGGTCGGCCCGACGCGCGCCCCTAGCGCGCCGCCGGGGAGCTTCGCGTTCAGCGGCCACGACCGCACTCACGCCCACCAGATTCTCGCCGACCCCGCTGGCCGCTTCGTGCTGCACGTCGACCTGGGGCTCGACAAGATTTACGTCTGGAAGTTCGACGCGCAGAAGGGCGTGCTGACGGCGAACGACCCGCCGGCGGTGGCGCTGCCGCCGGGCGACGGGCCGCGGCACGTCCACTTCCACCCGAACGGCCGGTGGCTGTACTCGGTGCAGGAGGAGGGCTCGACGGTCGTGCTGTTCGACTACGACGCGGCGGCGGGCCGGCTGACGGCGCGGCAGACGATCTCGACGCTCCCGGCGGGCTTCGCGGGGAGCAACTTCTGCTCGGAGATCCTGGTGTCGGCCGACGGCCGGTTCGTGTACGTCGGGAACCGGTTGCACGACAGCGTGGGAATCTTCGCGGTCGGCCCGGCCGGCACGCTGACGCCCGTCGCCGACGAGTGGACGCGGGGCAACTACCCGCGCAGTTTCGCCTTCGATCCGACCGGCCGGTTCTTCTACTGCTGCAACCAGCGCGGCGACAACCTGGCGGTGTTCCGGGTCGATCGCGCCGCCGGCGGGCTGGCGTTCACCGGGCAGTACGTGCCGGTGGGGAACCCGTCGTGCGTCGTCTTCCTCGACACAGCGGGGCGGTAG
- a CDS encoding sigma-70 family RNA polymerase sigma factor has product MPPPGLSAAVARARRAVAPADPRPDGALLAAFVAARDGEAFAALVERFGPMVFAVCRRATGHHQDAEDAFQAVFVVLARRAAAVVPREAVGGWLYGVAVRTAREARTMAARRSAREAPSSHLTDSAGSAVGPEPDLAAVIDAELAALSEKDRALLVRCDLRDESQVEVAAALGVPVGTVYSRLAAARKRLAARLTARGVAPGAGGLAVALGGAAAAAVPADLPARAVAAALTPEHAPAAVAALSHGVLRAMFLHKLKLVPLALAAVASAAVAAGLLAAPSATAPQPAPPARVAAAQPAASKVAPVAKGPNRILLSKDRALVMVDPDGKNLTPVAAFDPEAGYAYDAKLSPDGTRVAVVRSVGAAQGDAVSRRSLFVFPASGKGEPADLNVDGESAYWSADGTELVVARANDRPGGKGGPNFEHRVVDAKTGKASAVKLPADHIVTGWLADGRFSTTRLGGTPADPTARVYVMNRDGTEARAVTDATAVVAGGMPSPDGTRMLGQRPVFKAGANRVDVDEEYLVLIDTATGRVTPVTGVPPGGDLHGYCWSPDGKRIAYTWRQVHPGTPDERARTETESRLVVADPDGKNARTVLSAKGPSQWTITLGAPDWR; this is encoded by the coding sequence ATGCCCCCACCCGGGCTGTCCGCCGCCGTCGCCCGCGCCCGCCGGGCCGTCGCCCCCGCCGACCCGCGCCCGGACGGCGCCCTGCTCGCCGCCTTCGTCGCCGCCCGCGACGGGGAGGCGTTCGCGGCGCTCGTCGAGCGGTTCGGGCCGATGGTGTTCGCCGTCTGCCGCCGCGCCACCGGCCACCACCAGGACGCCGAGGACGCCTTCCAGGCCGTCTTCGTCGTGCTGGCGCGACGGGCCGCGGCGGTGGTGCCGCGCGAGGCCGTCGGCGGCTGGCTGTACGGGGTGGCGGTCCGCACCGCCCGCGAGGCCCGCACGATGGCCGCCCGCCGCTCCGCTCGCGAAGCGCCGTCGTCCCACCTTACCGACAGCGCCGGTAGTGCCGTCGGCCCCGAGCCCGACCTGGCCGCCGTGATCGACGCCGAACTGGCGGCGCTGTCCGAGAAGGACCGGGCGCTGCTGGTCCGGTGCGACCTCCGCGACGAGTCGCAGGTGGAGGTGGCGGCGGCGCTCGGGGTGCCGGTGGGGACGGTGTACAGCCGCCTCGCCGCGGCGCGGAAGCGACTCGCCGCGCGGCTGACCGCCCGCGGCGTGGCGCCCGGCGCCGGCGGGCTGGCGGTCGCGCTCGGGGGCGCGGCTGCGGCCGCGGTCCCGGCCGACCTGCCGGCGCGGGCGGTGGCGGCGGCGCTGACTCCGGAGCACGCCCCGGCCGCGGTCGCGGCCCTCTCGCACGGAGTCCTTCGCGCCATGTTCCTTCACAAGCTCAAGCTCGTGCCGCTGGCCCTCGCCGCGGTCGCGTCCGCCGCCGTCGCCGCCGGCCTGCTCGCCGCGCCGTCTGCCACCGCGCCACAGCCCGCCCCGCCGGCGCGCGTCGCCGCGGCGCAGCCGGCCGCGTCGAAGGTCGCGCCGGTAGCGAAGGGGCCGAACCGCATCCTGCTCAGCAAGGACCGCGCTCTCGTGATGGTCGATCCGGACGGCAAGAACCTGACGCCGGTCGCCGCGTTCGACCCCGAGGCCGGGTACGCCTACGACGCCAAGCTGTCGCCGGACGGGACGCGGGTGGCGGTCGTCCGCTCGGTCGGCGCGGCCCAGGGGGATGCGGTCTCACGGCGGTCGCTGTTCGTCTTCCCCGCCAGCGGGAAGGGGGAGCCGGCCGACCTGAACGTCGACGGCGAGTCGGCGTACTGGTCGGCCGACGGGACCGAACTCGTCGTCGCGCGGGCGAACGACCGGCCGGGCGGGAAGGGCGGCCCGAACTTCGAGCACCGCGTCGTGGACGCGAAGACCGGGAAGGCGTCGGCCGTGAAGCTGCCGGCCGACCACATCGTCACCGGGTGGCTGGCCGACGGCCGGTTCTCCACGACGCGGCTCGGCGGCACCCCCGCCGACCCGACGGCCCGCGTCTACGTCATGAACCGGGACGGCACCGAGGCCAGGGCGGTGACCGACGCGACGGCCGTCGTCGCCGGCGGGATGCCGTCGCCGGACGGGACGCGGATGCTCGGGCAGCGCCCGGTCTTCAAGGCCGGCGCTAACCGGGTCGATGTGGATGAGGAGTACCTGGTGCTGATCGACACCGCAACGGGCCGGGTGACACCGGTTACGGGGGTGCCGCCCGGCGGCGACCTGCACGGCTACTGCTGGTCCCCAGACGGGAAGCGGATCGCGTACACCTGGCGGCAGGTCCACCCGGGTACACCGGACGAGCGCGCCCGCACCGAAACGGAGTCGCGGCTGGTCGTCGCCGACCCGGACGGGAAGAACGCCCGCACGGTGCTGTCGGCGAAGGGGCCGAGCCAGTGGACGATCACGCTCGGCGCCCCCGACTGGCGGTAG
- a CDS encoding sigma-70 family RNA polymerase sigma factor has protein sequence MTPTHKPATVLNCLRAVADGPADAALLTRFSHDRDEAAFELLVWRHAGMVLAVCRAVLRDHHAAEDACQATFLALARQAHAVGGRGTAAGWLYRVARRTAVRAARRRGVRAVDAVLDHLPAPAAGGEPDADAVAALHDELDRLPEKYRTPVLLCFLEGLTYADAARRLGWPVGTVAGRVARAKDRLRARLTGRGVAVPAAGAVALVGAVNVVRPAFAAATTQAAATFAAGGVPAVSGPVLELAKGAVRTMIVSKLQWAAAALVAVTALAAGGVWAGGQPPGAGGSAGAPPAAAAQPVAPPPAADRTATASQRRRSLNNLKQILLAVHNYESTYGHLPSDIRDPSGKALLSWRVALLPYLEQDNLYRQFKLTEPWDSEHNLKLLDKMPPSYRVGFEPAGATHTFYQAFAGPGTPFGPQRPGDPPGAGGGASGPSAGLQPPAGTGVGPRGSRPLRMADVTDGTSNTFGVVEVGPAVAWTKPTDVAYSRKGPLPKLAWPFTNGFHVGMMDGAAFAVRPGLSEADLRKLIEIDDGQPSPDLRKLRPATPADTPEERAMLRDQVARNRTKLVEVERLMKEHVELLGVELGKAADSGTAEEHGAGLDHIIDELRQRNRSLRGQKGEPPPPPPGPAPKR, from the coding sequence ATGACCCCCACTCACAAGCCGGCGACAGTGCTGAACTGCCTCCGGGCCGTCGCCGACGGTCCGGCCGACGCGGCGCTGCTGACCCGGTTCAGCCACGACCGCGACGAGGCGGCGTTCGAACTGCTGGTGTGGCGGCACGCGGGGATGGTGCTGGCCGTGTGCCGCGCCGTCCTCCGCGACCACCACGCTGCCGAGGACGCCTGTCAGGCCACGTTCCTGGCCCTCGCCCGGCAGGCGCACGCCGTCGGCGGCCGCGGCACCGCCGCCGGCTGGCTCTACCGCGTCGCCCGCCGCACCGCCGTCCGCGCTGCCCGTCGCCGCGGCGTTCGTGCGGTTGATGCCGTGCTCGACCACCTGCCGGCGCCCGCGGCCGGGGGCGAGCCCGACGCCGACGCCGTGGCCGCGCTGCACGACGAACTCGATCGGCTGCCCGAGAAGTACCGCACGCCGGTGCTGCTGTGCTTCCTCGAAGGACTGACTTACGCCGACGCCGCCCGCCGGCTCGGCTGGCCGGTCGGCACCGTGGCCGGCCGGGTGGCGCGGGCGAAGGACCGGCTGCGGGCGCGGCTCACGGGCCGCGGCGTCGCCGTGCCGGCGGCGGGGGCAGTCGCACTGGTGGGGGCGGTGAACGTGGTGCGGCCGGCGTTCGCGGCGGCCACGACACAGGCGGCGGCGACGTTCGCGGCGGGGGGCGTGCCCGCGGTGTCCGGCCCGGTACTCGAACTGGCGAAGGGAGCGGTAAGAACCATGATCGTGTCGAAACTCCAGTGGGCGGCCGCGGCGCTGGTGGCCGTGACGGCCCTGGCCGCGGGCGGCGTGTGGGCCGGCGGCCAGCCGCCCGGCGCGGGCGGGTCGGCGGGCGCGCCCCCGGCGGCGGCGGCGCAGCCGGTCGCGCCACCGCCGGCGGCCGATCGAACGGCGACTGCCTCGCAGAGGCGGCGGAGCCTGAACAACCTGAAGCAGATTCTGCTGGCGGTCCACAACTACGAGTCGACTTACGGCCACCTGCCTTCCGACATCCGCGACCCGTCCGGGAAGGCGCTGCTGAGCTGGCGGGTGGCCCTGCTGCCGTACCTGGAGCAGGACAACCTGTACCGGCAGTTCAAGCTGACCGAGCCGTGGGACAGCGAGCACAACCTGAAGCTGCTGGACAAGATGCCGCCGTCGTACCGCGTCGGCTTCGAGCCCGCGGGTGCGACGCACACCTTCTACCAGGCGTTCGCCGGGCCGGGCACGCCGTTCGGCCCCCAGCGCCCGGGCGACCCGCCCGGTGCCGGTGGCGGTGCCAGCGGCCCGTCAGCGGGCCTGCAGCCGCCGGCGGGTACGGGCGTCGGCCCGCGCGGGTCGCGGCCGCTGCGGATGGCCGACGTGACGGACGGCACGTCGAACACGTTCGGGGTGGTGGAGGTGGGGCCGGCGGTGGCGTGGACGAAGCCGACTGACGTGGCGTACAGCCGGAAGGGACCGCTGCCGAAGTTGGCGTGGCCGTTCACGAACGGGTTCCACGTGGGGATGATGGACGGCGCGGCCTTCGCCGTGCGGCCGGGCCTGAGCGAAGCCGACCTGCGGAAGCTGATCGAGATCGACGACGGCCAGCCGTCGCCGGACCTGCGTAAGCTCCGCCCGGCGACGCCGGCCGACACGCCCGAGGAGCGGGCGATGCTGCGTGACCAGGTGGCGCGGAACCGCACGAAGCTGGTCGAGGTCGAACGGCTGATGAAGGAGCACGTCGAGCTGCTGGGCGTGGAACTGGGCAAGGCGGCCGACAGCGGCACGGCCGAGGAGCACGGCGCCGGCCTCGACCACATCATCGACGAGCTGCGGCAGCGGAACCGGTCGCTGCGTGGCCAGAAGGGCGAGCCGCCGCCCCCGCCACCCGGCCCGGCGCCGAAGCGGTAG
- a CDS encoding amidase, protein MTPDGPRTITAAAELIRRGDLTPSELLEQCLARIDRYEPRVKAWVVVDRDGAREQAERLTTELKAGTNRGPLHGIPVGIKDIIDVFDLPTGCGSKLWANSVARQDATCVSRLRQAGAVIVGKTVTTAFAFLDPPPTRNPWNLERTPGGSSSGSAAAVACGMCLGALGTQTGGSLTRPASFCGVYSLKPTWSRVSVNGVLPFSTTLDHVGVMANCVRDLAILIEPIAGHDPDDSSASWRPVSDCVSRIDESLKRTAEQSRDDWLPRPGYVHTASFFAETVAPEVAEFMDRIDRDLKSLAHSDAVVRRSVLPAGFADIHRHHRTIMAVEAAEVHGRRLARHPDDYPPRIRELIEEGQRVPATEFRAARLARDRLDEDMTSFHQLEPLLTPATVSAAPAADTTGSPWCNVPWSFLGVPTVSLPLGWSADGLPLAVQLVGAQWAEDSLLTRAALVEHVFRLDGAFEPRPLPLD, encoded by the coding sequence ATGACCCCCGACGGCCCCCGCACCATCACCGCCGCCGCCGAGCTGATCCGCAGGGGCGACCTCACGCCGTCGGAGCTGCTGGAGCAGTGCCTGGCGCGGATCGACCGCTACGAGCCGCGCGTGAAGGCGTGGGTGGTCGTGGACCGCGACGGCGCCCGCGAGCAGGCCGAGCGCCTGACCACGGAGCTGAAGGCCGGCACGAACCGCGGCCCGCTGCACGGCATCCCGGTGGGCATCAAAGACATCATCGACGTGTTCGACCTGCCGACGGGCTGCGGGTCGAAGCTGTGGGCGAACAGCGTCGCCCGGCAGGACGCGACGTGCGTGTCGCGGCTGCGGCAGGCGGGGGCGGTGATCGTCGGCAAGACGGTGACGACGGCGTTCGCCTTCCTCGACCCGCCGCCGACGCGCAACCCGTGGAACCTGGAGCGGACGCCGGGCGGCAGTTCGAGCGGCTCGGCGGCGGCGGTGGCGTGCGGCATGTGCCTGGGCGCGCTGGGCACCCAGACCGGCGGCTCGCTGACGCGCCCGGCGAGCTTCTGCGGCGTGTACAGCCTCAAGCCGACGTGGAGCCGGGTGAGCGTGAACGGCGTGCTGCCGTTCTCAACGACCCTCGACCACGTCGGGGTGATGGCGAATTGCGTGCGCGACCTGGCGATCCTGATCGAGCCGATCGCGGGCCACGACCCCGACGACAGCTCCGCCTCCTGGCGCCCGGTCTCGGACTGCGTCAGCCGCATCGACGAATCGCTCAAGCGGACGGCGGAGCAGAGCCGCGACGACTGGCTCCCGCGGCCCGGCTACGTACACACGGCGTCGTTCTTCGCCGAAACCGTCGCGCCCGAAGTCGCCGAGTTCATGGACCGCATCGACCGCGATCTGAAGTCACTCGCCCACTCGGACGCCGTCGTCCGCCGGTCCGTCCTCCCGGCGGGCTTCGCCGACATCCACCGCCACCACCGCACCATCATGGCCGTCGAGGCCGCAGAGGTTCACGGCCGGCGTCTCGCTCGGCACCCGGACGACTACCCGCCGCGCATCCGCGAGCTGATCGAGGAGGGGCAGCGGGTGCCGGCGACCGAGTTCCGCGCCGCCCGGTTGGCCCGCGACCGACTGGACGAGGACATGACCAGCTTCCACCAGCTCGAACCCCTCCTGACGCCGGCGACGGTCAGCGCCGCCCCGGCCGCGGACACGACCGGCAGCCCGTGGTGCAACGTCCCGTGGAGCTTCCTGGGTGTGCCGACCGTCTCCCTCCCGCTCGGCTGGTCGGCCGACGGGCTCCCGCTGGCGGTTCAGCTGGTCGGGGCGCAGTGGGCGGAAGACAGCCTGCTCACCCGCGCGGCACTCGTCGAGCACGTGTTCCGACTGGACGGGGCGTTCGAGCCCCGGCCGCTTCCGCTAGACTGA
- a CDS encoding zinc-dependent peptidase: MLVTPAIDRHNRRHAQTVAAAVAAAGAVLGWVFPPLFALLGLAPAAYWLLRRRVRRRLAVAARPFPPAWQAVLDRRVRYYRALDDAGKARFRGMVAVFLDEVRVTGVRAEVDDTVRVLVAAGAVIPVFGFDDWEYRRLGEVLVYPGTFDDKYQTDAAAAPNILGLTGLGHLRGVVVLSKPALLAGFADQPGPENVGVHEFAHLVEQREAEGGLPPEVPVEVARQWVGYVARELAHPANRRAGISDYAYTNEHEFFAVLSEYFFGSPARLKAKAPGLYDLLRRLFHQDPAALTSHLPRPAGRLGRADPCPCNSGKRFGDCCRNAGAA, encoded by the coding sequence GTGCTCGTGACCCCCGCGATCGACCGCCACAACCGCCGCCACGCCCAAACGGTGGCCGCCGCCGTCGCGGCCGCGGGCGCGGTGCTGGGCTGGGTCTTCCCGCCGCTGTTCGCCCTGCTGGGTCTCGCCCCCGCCGCGTACTGGCTTCTCCGGCGCCGGGTCCGGCGCCGCCTCGCGGTCGCCGCCCGGCCGTTCCCCCCCGCGTGGCAGGCGGTCCTCGACCGCCGCGTGCGCTACTACCGCGCCCTCGACGACGCCGGGAAGGCCCGGTTCCGGGGGATGGTCGCGGTGTTCCTCGACGAGGTCCGCGTCACCGGCGTCCGGGCCGAGGTGGACGACACCGTGCGGGTGCTCGTCGCGGCCGGCGCGGTCATCCCGGTGTTCGGGTTCGACGACTGGGAGTACCGCCGGCTCGGCGAGGTGCTCGTCTACCCGGGCACGTTCGACGACAAGTACCAGACCGACGCGGCGGCCGCCCCGAACATCCTCGGGCTCACCGGCCTGGGCCACCTGCGCGGGGTGGTGGTGCTGTCGAAGCCGGCGCTGCTGGCCGGGTTCGCGGACCAGCCCGGGCCGGAGAACGTCGGCGTCCACGAGTTCGCGCACCTCGTGGAGCAGCGCGAGGCGGAGGGCGGGCTGCCCCCGGAGGTGCCGGTCGAGGTGGCGCGGCAGTGGGTCGGGTACGTGGCCCGCGAACTCGCGCACCCGGCCAACCGGCGGGCGGGGATCAGCGACTACGCGTACACCAACGAGCACGAGTTCTTCGCCGTGCTGTCCGAGTACTTCTTCGGCTCGCCGGCGCGGCTGAAGGCGAAGGCGCCCGGGCTGTACGACCTGCTCCGCCGGCTGTTCCACCAGGACCCGGCGGCCCTGACCAGCCACCTGCCGCGCCCCGCCGGGCGGCTCGGCCGCGCCGACCCGTGCCCGTGCAACAGCGGCAAGCGGTTCGGGGACTGCTGCCGGAACGCCGGCGCGGCGTAG
- a CDS encoding RluA family pseudouridine synthase gives MSFADALDILLEDNHVVAVNKPAGWPTTHFDGTDETIDRVVKAYLKEKYQKPGNVFLGVVHRLDKPVSGALLFARTSKAAARLSEQFREGAVEKTYWAVVAGDRLPDAGSFEDYLRKDDEAARVEVVPAGTPGAQLARLLYTVRARHGGLALVELRPHTGRKHQLRVQLASRGSPIYGDAKYGGRGNLGPAIGLHARALTFLHPTSKAPTTVTAEVPPPWRGRFAHLLAGG, from the coding sequence ATGTCCTTCGCCGACGCGCTCGACATCCTGCTCGAAGACAACCACGTCGTCGCGGTCAACAAGCCGGCGGGGTGGCCGACCACGCACTTCGACGGCACCGACGAGACCATCGACCGCGTCGTGAAGGCGTACCTGAAGGAGAAGTACCAGAAGCCGGGAAACGTGTTCCTCGGCGTCGTACACCGGCTCGACAAGCCGGTGTCGGGGGCGCTGCTGTTCGCCCGCACCAGCAAGGCCGCGGCCCGCCTCAGCGAGCAGTTCCGCGAAGGCGCCGTCGAGAAGACCTACTGGGCCGTCGTGGCCGGCGACCGGCTGCCGGACGCGGGATCGTTCGAGGATTATCTGCGGAAGGACGACGAAGCGGCGCGGGTGGAGGTGGTTCCGGCCGGCACGCCGGGGGCGCAGCTGGCGCGGCTGCTGTACACCGTCCGCGCCCGGCACGGCGGGCTGGCGCTCGTTGAACTGCGGCCGCACACCGGCCGCAAGCACCAGCTTCGGGTACAGCTGGCGAGCCGCGGGTCGCCGATCTACGGCGACGCGAAGTACGGCGGCCGCGGCAACCTCGGCCCGGCGATCGGGCTGCACGCGCGGGCGCTGACGTTCCTCCACCCGACGAGCAAGGCGCCGACGACGGTGACGGCCGAGGTGCCGCCGCCGTGGCGCGGCCGGTTCGCGCATCTGCTGGCGGGCGGTTAG
- the argC gene encoding N-acetyl-gamma-glutamyl-phosphate reductase yields the protein MSHERVPVAVLGGSGYTAVELLKILLRHPGVRIAAVTSRQAEHVADLHPSLFGRLDLRCEPFDADALKAKGVQVAFGCLPHGTSMESIPPLLARGIKVIDLSADYRLKDPAVYQQWYKEPHHDAANLAHAVYGLPELYGDRIPGATLVANPGCYPQTAILGLAPLVAHRLVELTGIIVDSKSGVSGGGRTPKLSFHFPECNENFAAYAVGTHRHTPEIEQVLTDVAGERVEVVFTPHLVPMDRGIFSTMYATPTRAVTDAELLELYRDYYRGQPFVRVRTTVPATKDCAFTNYLDVCAKVVRGGKVVVLAAEDNLVRGASGVAVQNFNRLFGYDETTGLL from the coding sequence ATGTCTCACGAGCGCGTCCCGGTCGCCGTCCTCGGCGGGTCGGGGTACACGGCCGTCGAACTGCTGAAAATCCTGCTGCGCCACCCCGGCGTTCGCATCGCCGCGGTCACGTCGCGGCAGGCCGAGCACGTCGCCGACCTGCACCCGTCGCTGTTCGGCCGGCTCGACCTGCGCTGCGAGCCGTTCGACGCCGACGCGCTGAAGGCGAAGGGCGTTCAGGTCGCGTTCGGCTGCCTGCCGCACGGCACCAGCATGGAGAGCATCCCGCCGCTGCTCGCCCGCGGCATCAAGGTCATCGACCTCAGCGCCGACTACCGCCTGAAGGACCCCGCCGTCTACCAGCAGTGGTACAAGGAGCCGCACCACGACGCCGCCAACCTCGCCCACGCCGTGTACGGGCTCCCGGAACTCTACGGCGACCGCATCCCCGGCGCGACGCTCGTCGCCAACCCCGGCTGCTACCCGCAGACGGCCATCCTCGGCCTCGCGCCGCTGGTGGCGCACCGCCTCGTCGAACTCACCGGCATCATCGTCGACAGCAAGAGCGGCGTCAGCGGCGGCGGGCGGACGCCGAAGCTGAGCTTCCACTTCCCCGAGTGCAACGAGAACTTCGCGGCCTATGCCGTCGGCACGCACCGGCACACGCCCGAGATCGAACAGGTACTCACCGACGTGGCCGGCGAGCGCGTCGAAGTCGTCTTCACGCCGCACCTCGTGCCGATGGACCGCGGCATCTTCAGCACCATGTATGCCACGCCCACCCGCGCCGTCACCGACGCCGAGCTGCTGGAACTCTACCGCGACTACTACCGCGGACAGCCGTTCGTCCGCGTCCGCACCACCGTCCCGGCGACGAAGGATTGCGCCTTCACGAACTACCTCGACGTGTGTGCGAAGGTCGTTCGGGGTGGCAAGGTCGTCGTCCTCGCCGCGGAGGACAACCTCGTCCGCGGGGCGAGCGGCGTCGCGGTCCAGAACTTCAACCGCCTGTTCGGGTACGACGAGACGACGGGGCTGCTGTGA
- a CDS encoding glutamate cyclase domain-containing protein — protein sequence MTPDEKLAAILAAVQVDPGGRGLARDPIDNLFTATAGDFQAACRSIAEHRCPVVAITTGFFIPSAMPPAFETDGPLGAVFLQRALYGCGVTPLPYCEGAVDATMAPARLAFDLPMTDVGAEGWTHLVAIERSGPAAGGRHYTMRGTDITEHFDPGLTRQFKARRQGVVTIGIGDGGNEIGMGKVPHETVVKNIPNGDLVHCRVPTDHLIVAGVSNWGAYALAAGVYVLRGVKPPADLFDPDREREILEVMVREGPLVDGVTGKPTATVDGLTWDEYARPLVRIREILEAP from the coding sequence ATGACCCCCGACGAGAAACTCGCCGCGATCCTGGCGGCGGTGCAGGTCGATCCCGGCGGCCGCGGCCTGGCCCGCGACCCGATCGACAACCTGTTCACCGCCACCGCCGGCGACTTCCAGGCCGCGTGCCGTAGCATCGCCGAACACCGGTGCCCCGTGGTGGCGATCACGACCGGGTTCTTCATCCCGTCCGCCATGCCGCCAGCATTCGAGACCGACGGGCCGTTGGGCGCCGTCTTCCTCCAGCGCGCCTTGTACGGATGTGGCGTGACGCCGCTGCCGTACTGCGAAGGCGCGGTCGATGCCACGATGGCGCCCGCCCGCCTGGCGTTCGACCTTCCCATGACCGATGTCGGAGCGGAAGGGTGGACGCATTTGGTGGCGATTGAGCGAAGCGGCCCCGCGGCCGGCGGGCGGCATTACACCATGCGCGGGACCGACATCACCGAGCACTTCGACCCCGGGCTCACGCGCCAGTTCAAGGCACGCCGGCAGGGCGTCGTCACCATCGGCATCGGCGACGGGGGGAACGAGATCGGCATGGGGAAGGTGCCGCACGAGACGGTCGTGAAGAACATCCCCAACGGCGACCTCGTCCACTGCCGCGTGCCGACCGATCACCTCATCGTCGCCGGCGTCAGCAACTGGGGGGCGTACGCGCTCGCGGCCGGGGTGTACGTCCTGCGCGGGGTGAAGCCGCCGGCCGACCTGTTCGACCCGGACCGCGAGCGCGAAATCCTCGAAGTGATGGTCCGCGAGGGGCCGCTGGTGGACGGCGTGACCGGCAAGCCGACCGCGACCGTGGACGGGCTGACGTGGGACGAGTACGCCCGCCCGCTGGTCCGCATCCGCGAGATTCTGGAGGCGCCATGA